One Chanodichthys erythropterus isolate Z2021 chromosome 10, ASM2448905v1, whole genome shotgun sequence DNA segment encodes these proteins:
- the hmgcs1 gene encoding hydroxymethylglutaryl-CoA synthase, cytoplasmic isoform X1 — protein sequence MIVSPFRMPGSLPAICEATWPKDVGIIAMEVYVPSQYVDQAELEEYDGVGAGKYTVGLGQARMGFCSDREDINSLCLTVVQRLMERNSLSYDSVGRLEVGTETIIDKSKSTKTVLMQLFEESGNTDVEGVDTTNACYGGTAALFNAVNWVESSSWDGRYALVVAGDIAVYATGSARPTGGAGAVAMLVGPNAPLAFERGLRGTHMQHAYDFYKPDMVSEYPVVDGKLSIQCYLSALDRCYAVFKNKIHAQWQREGLERRCSLEDFGFMVFHSPYCKLVQKSLARLMLNDFLHHPSPNTESGPFSGLEAFRDVKIEDTYFDRDVEKAFMKASSELFENKTKASLLISNQNGNMYTPSVYGCLASVLAQHTPQQLAGQRVGVFSYGSGFAATLYSIRVTQDATPGSALDKLVSSLCDLQARLDSRKKVSPGVFAENMKLREETHHLANYIPQGSVDELSPGTWYLTRVDEKHRRQYARRSMNDDRPLEAGLVTSSIAAEHVPSPLKKMPRIPTTTAGPEVVVISNGDH from the exons AGAGTACGATGGCGTCGGGGCCGGCAAATACACCGTTGGGCTGGGACAGGCGCGCATGGGTTTCTGCTCGGACCGGGAGGACATTAACTCTCTGTGCCTGACGGTGGTGCAGCGATTAATGGAGAGGAACAGCCTGTCCTACGACAGCGTGGGTAGGCTGGAGGTGGGCACGGAAACCATCATCGATAAGTCCAAATCCACCAAGACTGTCCTGATGCAGTTGTTCGAAGAGTCGGGCAACACTGACGTGGAGGGAGTGGACACCACTAACGCGTGCTATGGAGGAACCGCTGCGCTCTTCAACGCTGTCAACTGGGTGGAGTCCAGCTCCTGGGACG GTCGCTACGCTCTGGTTGTTGCTGGTGATATTGCCGTTTATGCCACGGGCAGCGCCAGGCCTACAGGGGGAGCTGGAGCCGTGGCCATGCTAGTTGGACCCAATGCCCCTCTGGCCTTTGAGAGAG GGCTTCGTGGGACACATATGCAGCATGCATATGATTTCTATAAGCCAGATATGGTGTCTGAGTATCCAGTGGTGGACGGCAAGCTTTCCATCCAGTGTTACCTCAGTGCTTTAGATCGATGCTACGCTGTCTTCAAGAACAAGATCCATGCCCAGTGGCAAAGAG AGGGTCTTGAAAGGCGCTGCAGTCTTGAAGACTTTGGCTTCATGGTGTTCCACTCTCCTTACTGCAAACTGGTCCAGAAGTCTTTGGCTCGCCTAATGCTCAACGATTTCCTCCATCATCCCAGTCCAAACACAGAGAGTGGCCCCTTCAGCGGACTGGAAGCTTTCAG AGATGTGAAGATTGAGGACACTTATTTTGACAGAGATGTGGAGAAGGCCTTTATGAAAGCCAGTTCAGAACTGTTTGAGAATAAAACCAAGGCGTCTCTCCTCATATCAAACCAGAATGGCAACATGTACACACCATCAGTGTATGGCTGCTTGGCTTCAGTTCTCGCACA ACATACACCCCAGCAGTTGGCAGGGCAGAGAGTTGGTGTGTTTTCTTACGGCTCAGGCTTTGCTGCCACACTCTACTCTATCAGAGTCACACAAGACGCCACACCTg GCTCTGCTCTGGATAAGTTGGTCTCCAGCCTGTGTGACCTGCAGGCCAGACTGGACTCTAGAAAGAAGGTTTCACCGGGTGTTTTTGCTGAGAACATGAAGCTCAGAGAAGAAACCCACCATTTAG CAAACTACATCCCTCAAGGCTCAGTAGAtgaactttccccaggaacaTGGTACCTCACTCGTGTGGATGAGAAGCATCGTAGGCAGTATGCCAGGCGCTCTATGAATGATGACAGACCTCTGGAGGCTGGATTGGTCACTTCCAGCATTGCTGCTGAG CATGTTCCCAGCCCACTCAAGAAGATGCCCCGTATCCCAACTACCACAGCTGGCCCTGAGGTGGTCGTCATTAGTAACGGGGATCATTAA
- the hmgcs1 gene encoding hydroxymethylglutaryl-CoA synthase, cytoplasmic isoform X2, translated as MPGSLPAICEATWPKDVGIIAMEVYVPSQYVDQAELEEYDGVGAGKYTVGLGQARMGFCSDREDINSLCLTVVQRLMERNSLSYDSVGRLEVGTETIIDKSKSTKTVLMQLFEESGNTDVEGVDTTNACYGGTAALFNAVNWVESSSWDGRYALVVAGDIAVYATGSARPTGGAGAVAMLVGPNAPLAFERGLRGTHMQHAYDFYKPDMVSEYPVVDGKLSIQCYLSALDRCYAVFKNKIHAQWQREGLERRCSLEDFGFMVFHSPYCKLVQKSLARLMLNDFLHHPSPNTESGPFSGLEAFRDVKIEDTYFDRDVEKAFMKASSELFENKTKASLLISNQNGNMYTPSVYGCLASVLAQHTPQQLAGQRVGVFSYGSGFAATLYSIRVTQDATPGSALDKLVSSLCDLQARLDSRKKVSPGVFAENMKLREETHHLANYIPQGSVDELSPGTWYLTRVDEKHRRQYARRSMNDDRPLEAGLVTSSIAAEHVPSPLKKMPRIPTTTAGPEVVVISNGDH; from the exons AGAGTACGATGGCGTCGGGGCCGGCAAATACACCGTTGGGCTGGGACAGGCGCGCATGGGTTTCTGCTCGGACCGGGAGGACATTAACTCTCTGTGCCTGACGGTGGTGCAGCGATTAATGGAGAGGAACAGCCTGTCCTACGACAGCGTGGGTAGGCTGGAGGTGGGCACGGAAACCATCATCGATAAGTCCAAATCCACCAAGACTGTCCTGATGCAGTTGTTCGAAGAGTCGGGCAACACTGACGTGGAGGGAGTGGACACCACTAACGCGTGCTATGGAGGAACCGCTGCGCTCTTCAACGCTGTCAACTGGGTGGAGTCCAGCTCCTGGGACG GTCGCTACGCTCTGGTTGTTGCTGGTGATATTGCCGTTTATGCCACGGGCAGCGCCAGGCCTACAGGGGGAGCTGGAGCCGTGGCCATGCTAGTTGGACCCAATGCCCCTCTGGCCTTTGAGAGAG GGCTTCGTGGGACACATATGCAGCATGCATATGATTTCTATAAGCCAGATATGGTGTCTGAGTATCCAGTGGTGGACGGCAAGCTTTCCATCCAGTGTTACCTCAGTGCTTTAGATCGATGCTACGCTGTCTTCAAGAACAAGATCCATGCCCAGTGGCAAAGAG AGGGTCTTGAAAGGCGCTGCAGTCTTGAAGACTTTGGCTTCATGGTGTTCCACTCTCCTTACTGCAAACTGGTCCAGAAGTCTTTGGCTCGCCTAATGCTCAACGATTTCCTCCATCATCCCAGTCCAAACACAGAGAGTGGCCCCTTCAGCGGACTGGAAGCTTTCAG AGATGTGAAGATTGAGGACACTTATTTTGACAGAGATGTGGAGAAGGCCTTTATGAAAGCCAGTTCAGAACTGTTTGAGAATAAAACCAAGGCGTCTCTCCTCATATCAAACCAGAATGGCAACATGTACACACCATCAGTGTATGGCTGCTTGGCTTCAGTTCTCGCACA ACATACACCCCAGCAGTTGGCAGGGCAGAGAGTTGGTGTGTTTTCTTACGGCTCAGGCTTTGCTGCCACACTCTACTCTATCAGAGTCACACAAGACGCCACACCTg GCTCTGCTCTGGATAAGTTGGTCTCCAGCCTGTGTGACCTGCAGGCCAGACTGGACTCTAGAAAGAAGGTTTCACCGGGTGTTTTTGCTGAGAACATGAAGCTCAGAGAAGAAACCCACCATTTAG CAAACTACATCCCTCAAGGCTCAGTAGAtgaactttccccaggaacaTGGTACCTCACTCGTGTGGATGAGAAGCATCGTAGGCAGTATGCCAGGCGCTCTATGAATGATGACAGACCTCTGGAGGCTGGATTGGTCACTTCCAGCATTGCTGCTGAG CATGTTCCCAGCCCACTCAAGAAGATGCCCCGTATCCCAACTACCACAGCTGGCCCTGAGGTGGTCGTCATTAGTAACGGGGATCATTAA